A region of Saccopteryx leptura isolate mSacLep1 chromosome X, mSacLep1_pri_phased_curated, whole genome shotgun sequence DNA encodes the following proteins:
- the TREX2 gene encoding three prime repair exonuclease 2 has translation MSEVPRAQTFVFLDLEATGLPNVDPEIAEISLFAVHRSSLENRKRDEMGIPVLPRVLDKLTLCMCPERPFTSKASEITGLSSEGLAQCRKASFDEAVVRALQAFLSRQEGPICLVAHNGFDYDFPLLCTELQRLGARLPRDTTCLDTLPALRGLDRAHSHGTRAQACKGYSLGSLFRRYFQAEPSAAHSAEGDVHTLLMVFLHRAAELLAWADEQARSWADIKPMYTLPDGPNLEI, from the coding sequence ATGTCTGAGGTTCCCCGGGCTCAGACCTTTGTCTTTCTGGACCTGGAAGCCACTGGGCTCCCCAATGTGGATCCTGAGATTGCTGAGATCTCCCTGTTTGCCGTCCACCGCTCCTCTCTGGAGAACCGGAAGCGCGATGAGATGGGGATCCCTGTGCTGCCCCGGGTCCTGGACAAGCTCACGCTGTGCATGTGCCCAGAGCGCCCCTTCACCTCTAAGGCCAGTGAGATCACCGGCCTGAGTAGCGAGGGCCTGGCGCAGTGCCGGAAGGCCAGCTTTGACGAGGCTGTTGTGCGGGCATTGCAGGCCTTCCTGAGCCGCCAGGAGGGCCCCATCTGCCTTGTGGCCCATAATGGCTTTGATTATGACTTTCCCCTGCTGTGCACAGAGCTGCAGCGCCTAGGTGCCCGCCTGCCCCGGGATACCACCTGCCTGGATACACTGCCGGCGTTGCGGGGCCTGGACCGTGCCCACAGCCATGGCACCCGGGCTCAAGCCTGCAAGGGTTACAGCCTAGGTAGCCTCTTCCGCCGCTACTTCCAGGCAGAGCCTAGCGCAGCCCACTCGGCTGAGGGTGATGTGCACACCCTGCTTATGGTCTTTCTGCACCGTGCTGCTGAGCTGCTTGCCTGGGCTGATGAGCAGGCCCGCAGCTGGGCTGACATCAAGCCCATGTACACACTGCCTGATGGCCCAAACCTTGAGATCTGA